One Hordeum vulgare subsp. vulgare chromosome 4H, MorexV3_pseudomolecules_assembly, whole genome shotgun sequence DNA window includes the following coding sequences:
- the LOC123449024 gene encoding phosphate metabolism protein 8-like codes for MEFDERCLKVQDPKFDCLLFDLDDTLYPLSSGISSHVKTNIEAYMVEKLGIEESKIENLGNLLYKNYGTTMAGLRAIGYNFDYDEYHSFVHGRLPYDNIKPDPVLKHILKNMRIRKLIFTNGDMIHAVRALKRLGLEDCFEGIICFETLNPPCLLPQCDQAPKIFDIAGHFAGLGSADDLPRTPVLCKPNVGAMEAALRIANVNPYKAIFFDDSVRNIQAGKRIGLHTVLVGTSHRVKGADHALESIHNIREALPELWEEAEKTEDVLYADRVAIETSVTA; via the exons ATGGAGTTCGACGAGCGCTGCCTCAAGGTCCAGGACCCCAAGTTCGACTGCCTGCTCTTCG ACCTCGACGACACTCTGTACCCGCTGAGCTCCGGGATCTCATCACACGTCAAGACCAACATTGAAG CCTACATGGTTGAGAAGCTGGGTATTGAGGAGAGCAAGATCGAAAACCTTGGCAACCTGCTGTATAAGAACTATGGCACCACGATGGCCGGCCTCAGGGCAATTGGCTACAACTTCGATTACGACGAGTACCACAG CTTTGTCCATGGAAGGCTGCCCTACGACAACATCAAGCCCGACCCCGTTCTCAAGCATATTCTCAAGAACATGCGCATCCGCAAGCTC ATTTTCACCAACGGTGACATGATCCATGCCGTGAGAGCCCTCAAGAGGCTGGGCCTGGAGGACTGCTTCGAGGGGATCATCTGCTTCGAGACCCTGAACCCGCCCTGCCTGCTGCCACAGTGCGACCAGGCGCCCAAGATCTTCGACATCGCCGGCCACTTCGCCGGGTTAGGCAGCGCCGACGACCTGCCCAGGACCCCCGTCCTATGCAAGCCCAACGTCGGCGCCATGGAAGCGGCGCTCAGGATCGCCAACGTGAACCCTTACAAGGCG ATTTTCTTCGACGACAGCGTGCGCAACATTCAGGCAGGCAAGCGAATTGGCCTCCACACGGTGCTGGTTGGCACGTCACACCGGGTGAAGGGCGCGGATCACGCGCTGGAGAGCATCCACAACATCAGGGAGGCGCTGCCGGAGCTGTGGGAGGAGGCCGAGAAGACGGAGGACGTCCTCTACGCCGACCGCGTCGCGATCGAGACATCGGTGACCGCgtag